One Solenopsis invicta isolate M01_SB chromosome 15, UNIL_Sinv_3.0, whole genome shotgun sequence genomic window, attaatttcttctaaAGTGTTGCGCAATCGTAAAATAGTACAGAACTTTTCTGTTCAGTTATTCCGTTCTATCTTACAAGCGTTGTGTCAAATGATTAGATATCCTGTATACAGAGTGAATCTTGTATCAATATTTTGCCGTGAGAGTAGGCGACTTCTCAGCAAACAAGGCGACGCTTCAGTGACATCTTATTGACGTTAGAAACgtcattaaaacattattaagaTATTGTTTGACGTCATCTTGTTTGCTGAGTTACTGACTGCAACTGTACATAATCCACTAAactataatacatgtataatataattatatttctcaaatGGTGACACAGCCATTAAGATTCATcctgtatatgtgtatacatattaaatttaattaacgaatGATATATGAACACGTCATTCATTTTTGCGTACAAAAGCATAATacttttgttacataattactGAGTAATTAAGATTATGATAAAGATTAAGATTGCAAATCTTGAATAAAATCTGATCATCAAATATAGTTAATACAATTGATACACGCACAATTTTTACTattgagattttaaaaaaagtacaaaaatatgaggctacattattaaaaacaaaaattgaaaattgaaaaatcataaaataatatgctacaaataaattaaacaatacaaaatgagcAAGATTTCATTCAAAAAGAAGTGAACAACAATAGTTCGCAATCGTTGCAATTGATGCTAAACCTAACATTCCTCCTAAAAAAATGTCGCTGTATAATTGTTTCTCCACATTGAATCTAAATACTTACCTTTTGTTACGACATAGCTAGCAACTgaaaaactatttctttttgtagCCGTATGAGTTAATTGCTGCAACAGAGAAAAGATCtttcttattaaaaagttttattgaaattcgCGCTAAATAGCTtttgaactttattttaatttcattatcagATTACCATTATAAGATGAGTGATTAAGTTTTCTTTTGAGCTTTCCTTACCTTCGTATTCTTTGTCGAGCTTCATTAGCAATGAATACCACTGGGGTCCGGTTATCTGTTTCATTTGCAGCGTACCACCATATTGCGGTGGTAGATGTGTCGGCGCCATATATTGATGCAACGATTTACGGTCAGTGCCGTGAAAGATTATCTGATAGacataaacgtataaaaatatataaaaatcatttagtAAAACGAAACATAAATGCTTGACATTTAGGTAAATAAATTCTGCTGtttatttgcgtctgacatcctgcgtagctcttgagctcattactttctatttttaatttatttataaaagccttaacttttgtttattttgttttttttaattctactatcttcttttaacgtaaaaaactaatattttaaaatagccAAATCTATCTATCTAAATCTAAAaagattttgcaaaatgtttattacacatttatcgGCAGAATATAACAGAATTTGCTAACAGAATGTGATTGCAAATTGACTGCGAAAATTTAGCAGAATCTATCTTGTAGTTATTTAAATGATACATtccatttaaataattgtaaaataataaatcctgCTCGGTTTGTGCTGACAATCCACTGTCAGATTGTTAACGCCAATTTGATGTAATTAGTCTGTTTCAGAATCTGCTAACATTTTATTTACTGTAATTCATAGTGCACTCACTCTGTTCTTCAACTTTTCCTTCAGGAACGGTTTGAACAGTTTGAATACCATGTCAAATATATACGGTTGATTCACGACATGTAAGTTCTTGATTCTCGCAGGCATCGCCTCCTGAAGTAGATCGACTATCCTCTTGGCAAACGGCGGAGTGAACTGCCAAGCCTGCTGGAGGCTAAGGCCGTCCATGTCAAAGATAACGATCGCGCCGGCGATCTGCGTAGCCGGCTCCAGGATCGCCGCCTCCAAAAACAACACACATCCTTTGTAAACCTCGTCGAGGCTGCACTTGTTGTGCTTCCACTTCTTGCCGAGCTCGGCTACCAATATACGTCGACCATGCTGATCACGATTATTCATTACGTTCAGAATGTTGTGGTCGAAGATGTTCTTCTCTTTACTCGGCTTTAAGTCATCGTATATGGCCGAATGTTTCACCTTGAAGTTGTAATAGTTCTTGATGAGATTGAGCGACGATTCGGGATAATACTTGCACGGCCTTAAGAACCTGATCAACCATGCCTCGTTGTCCAACGGGCTTTTCAGATCCTTCTCGGCTGTCAAACAAGAAGGATTTTAAACGGCTGGCGAAAATGtccaagaaattaaaaaaaaattctgagaaacaTTTCTTAGACATCTCCGAGAGACACTGTATGCTTTGCttgtttaaagattttaaagattaagCATTTAAAGACTAAAAGCATATTTAACCGATAAAGTGCATTAACATGCATTTCAGGTTTATTGACATTCATCGTATAAAAAGTTACGTTTtatttcataatctttttattttattttatcgtaattCATCAAGTTTCTTTACATAGCACGTTACcttgtaataattcttttagaCGCGCCATCGATTGTTTTTGTATTTCGGGAGTCTCCCGTAATTCTTTCCTGGCTACCTCTTGCAATTCCGCACTAGGAGGACCAATTTCGAATTGGACCACAAAGTCGTCAATTTTTATGCATGGCACTTCGGCGATGTCCGACAACATGACGCCTAAAATAGTAATGTAATACATTAGTAAAAAGATTACTGTCGAGACTTTTAGCTAATATTTATCCAATTCATTTTTAACAAGTATCCTCTAACAGCAATagcaaacatatttgtaaatgtttatgGAAACAATTGATAGCTAATATGTGCTAATTCATGTGCTAATTATCGTTCAAATTGCCAATGATAATCGAATTCAATTCAATCGTTgctaacaaaaaagaaaaatttaaaaaaattgtctctACTTACATaacaattaaacataaaaagttatgcaaatatgaaaagttaacaaaattttacatccAGACTTTTATAAGTTTTACTTAAAGTCTTGAGAGATAAACAAACTCATtgtttataatgatttattttagaCACATCAGAGTTAGATAagttattatattcttttagctaaattaaattaaagttaatgtcttataaaattaatttagttaatgttaaaagttacataaacaaaaagtaactcaaaagttacgttaagaataaattaattcaaaagttacgttaagaataaattaaattaaaagttaattttaaaaaatatattaaataaaaaattaaattagtaattttttaaagttaaattactaaaaaacaattataacataaattaaaaaattggaaatgtaAGGGCTAATGAGAGTACATCGTAGTTGTTAATGCGTAAGttaaaacagtttattttcttaattcacAACAATGTAGAACGTTTCGACTCCACTTTGAGTCTTCCTCAGCTATCCTACtacgtaacaaaatatttccctGTGCAAGGCACTCCTCAGCTGAGCAATCTTGGATTGCTCAACCGAGGAATGCCCCGCACacggaaatattttgttacgtaGTATGGTAGCTGAGGAAGATTCGAAGTGGAGTCGAAATGTTCTACATtgttgtgaaaaaaataaactgttttaaCTTACGCATTAATAACCGCGATATATCCTTATTAGAccttatatttctaattttttgacaatttaagAGTACCATTCTGTTAGatttcataatataaattattagaaaaatttaatatcttatttgtaaattgaattCTTATGAAATAACaaggaaatattgtttttttaagtaGGAATGTATTTCTTCtttcataatctttttcttttacatacataaataattttaacttaagaaaaaagaaagcaaatgaaaatttgtatttttaaaataattaaagttaaaaattaaatcatgtaactaagttaaaagtaactaagttaaaagatatcaactttttatctttattatttaacttttaacttgttATATAACTACTTACAATTTAACTCTGACATCTATGTATAACGATCACCAACACAAAAaacgtaatatataatttgatatcaCACAGATGGTAACAGAAATAACTAAATCTTGCAAGAATTTAAGCAAGTCAACTAAcgtaaaaaataagttttattctttgtaaaaatgATCGTTAATCCGTGTTTTATGAATGTAGTGACGCAGTTAACTGAACAGAGActgtagaataaaattttattagcttATTACGTTCGCAGAGACAATCGTTGGAAACGTGACTCATTGTCAGCCACGTTAACAGAAACATTCGGAGGAGTCATTCTATGGTCAGAAAATTCCGATACCACTACAATAACTACGATACATTTATGTGGTGTTGTAGTAAAAAAGTATCAGAACGATAAAATCTTTACCAAACAACcacaaagttataaaagaatatcTTGAAATGAAATGTcaactattattatatataaactattaTTGTTATCAAATGTTAATTGATCATAATTATGCAAGAAACAACCAATCAACGTGGAATTCATTTTgtgaaaaatgcaaaaaatagtTGATGtggtatttaaaaatgtaggtagcatttaaaatatttcataatcatTAACAAACTTAATTCttacaaaataagtaaaaaagcaTAAAATTGAGGGATGGATCGTTTTTGAAAAACGCCGTTTGTATGTTAGACATTTTTTTCCTTAgaattcagaaattttattgtcactttttaaattttatctttattttagtttgttataatttcttataatccggaacataaataaaagttataaacttGGAGAAACATTTGGTTTAATTCTTTCCACACATACAAAATAAaaccataaataaaaatatgaattttctttaaaattaaacataaaaaaaaaaatactgcacGTAATCAATTTTACTAGTCCTTACAATTTTCAAGCACAAAATTAGTC contains:
- the LOC105201577 gene encoding alpha-tocopherol transfer protein-like isoform X3, whose protein sequence is MLSDIAEVPCIKIDDFVVQFEIGPPSAELQEVARKELRETPEIQKQSMARLKELLQAEKDLKSPLDNEAWLIRFLRPCKYYPESSLNLIKNYYNFKVKHSAIYDDLKPSKEKNIFDHNILNVMNNRDQHGRRILVAELGKKWKHNKCSLDEVYKGCVLFLEAAILEPATQIAGAIVIFDMDGLSLQQAWQFTPPFAKRIVDLLQEAMPARIKNLHVVNQPYIFDMVFKLFKPFLKEKLKNRIIFHGTDRKSLHQYMAPTHLPPQYGGTLQMKQITGPQWYSLLMKLDKEYEAINSYGYKKK
- the LOC105201577 gene encoding alpha-tocopherol transfer protein-like isoform X1; this translates as MMMVPVLAGVMLSDIAEVPCIKIDDFVVQFEIGPPSAELQEVARKELRETPEIQKQSMARLKELLQAEKDLKSPLDNEAWLIRFLRPCKYYPESSLNLIKNYYNFKVKHSAIYDDLKPSKEKNIFDHNILNVMNNRDQHGRRILVAELGKKWKHNKCSLDEVYKGCVLFLEAAILEPATQIAGAIVIFDMDGLSLQQAWQFTPPFAKRIVDLLQEAMPARIKNLHVVNQPYIFDMVFKLFKPFLKEKLKNRIIFHGTDRKSLHQYMAPTHLPPQYGGTLQMKQITGPQWYSLLMKLDKEYEAINSYGYKKK
- the LOC105201577 gene encoding alpha-tocopherol transfer protein-like isoform X2; its protein translation is MAPLLESVMLSDIAEVPCIKIDDFVVQFEIGPPSAELQEVARKELRETPEIQKQSMARLKELLQAEKDLKSPLDNEAWLIRFLRPCKYYPESSLNLIKNYYNFKVKHSAIYDDLKPSKEKNIFDHNILNVMNNRDQHGRRILVAELGKKWKHNKCSLDEVYKGCVLFLEAAILEPATQIAGAIVIFDMDGLSLQQAWQFTPPFAKRIVDLLQEAMPARIKNLHVVNQPYIFDMVFKLFKPFLKEKLKNRIIFHGTDRKSLHQYMAPTHLPPQYGGTLQMKQITGPQWYSLLMKLDKEYEAINSYGYKKK